A DNA window from Mucilaginibacter xinganensis contains the following coding sequences:
- a CDS encoding ABC transporter permease/substrate-binding protein — MNEQQQTLWEFMQQQSDKLLTQTLQHIGLTFVSLFIAVIIGLPLGIFITRKKQFSGAILGIAGILQTVPSIALLGFMIPLLGIGVKPAIVALLLYALLPIIRNTFTGITGVDPAVKEAAMAMGMSKWQVLFKVELPLSMPVIFAGIRTATVITVGVATLASYIAAGGLGEFIFGGISLNNTNMILAGAIPAALLAILFDFLLSRLQKLNIKKLKTAAATLPLLLIFLASFYFIPSAYGSKLKAGFTPEFMGRQDGNLGLVSKYGLKIQTLVINDAVMYKAAYEKQLDVISGYSTDGRLKAYNLVVLDDDKFIFPPYYAAPIVRDDALRKFPDLEKTLNLLSGKINDSIMTALNYRTDYLHQSPERVARDFLTANNLYQHARNAKGGTVRIGSKIFGEQYILASIYSMLIKGNTDYETSTKTGLGGTKICFDALTNDQIDFYPEYTGTGLLAILQPSPKIIDSLTHSKSETYNYVQKEFEEKYSIKWLKPIGFNNAYALMMRKKQATGLNIKTISNLKRYLDNK; from the coding sequence ATGAATGAGCAGCAGCAAACTTTATGGGAGTTTATGCAGCAGCAAAGTGATAAACTGCTCACGCAAACGCTGCAACACATCGGGCTTACCTTTGTGTCGCTGTTTATTGCGGTGATAATTGGTTTGCCGCTTGGTATTTTCATCACCCGTAAAAAGCAGTTTTCGGGAGCTATACTTGGTATTGCAGGTATTTTGCAAACGGTACCAAGCATTGCGTTGTTGGGTTTTATGATCCCCCTGCTGGGCATCGGCGTTAAACCAGCCATCGTGGCTTTATTACTTTATGCTTTGCTGCCCATAATCCGCAATACGTTTACCGGTATTACGGGCGTTGATCCGGCTGTTAAAGAGGCGGCTATGGCCATGGGCATGAGTAAATGGCAGGTGCTTTTTAAAGTTGAACTGCCCCTTTCCATGCCGGTTATATTCGCTGGCATCCGTACGGCTACGGTAATTACAGTAGGCGTAGCTACGCTGGCATCGTATATCGCAGCGGGTGGCCTTGGCGAGTTTATTTTTGGCGGCATTTCTCTCAACAATACCAACATGATATTGGCAGGCGCAATACCTGCCGCTTTGCTGGCTATTTTGTTTGATTTTTTGCTGTCGCGGTTACAAAAACTGAATATCAAAAAACTCAAAACTGCTGCTGCTACTCTCCCACTGCTGCTTATCTTCCTTGCTTCCTTTTACTTCATCCCCTCTGCTTATGGCAGCAAGCTAAAGGCTGGCTTTACCCCCGAATTTATGGGCCGGCAGGATGGTAATCTTGGCCTCGTCAGCAAGTATGGCTTAAAGATCCAAACCCTGGTAATAAACGATGCCGTAATGTACAAAGCGGCTTATGAAAAACAACTGGATGTAATCAGTGGCTACTCTACCGATGGCAGGCTAAAGGCCTACAACCTGGTTGTTTTGGACGATGACAAGTTTATCTTCCCGCCCTATTACGCTGCGCCAATTGTTCGCGACGATGCTTTAAGGAAGTTTCCCGATCTTGAAAAAACGCTCAATTTACTTTCCGGAAAGATAAATGACAGCATAATGACCGCACTTAATTACCGTACTGACTATCTTCACCAAAGCCCTGAGCGGGTAGCCAGAGATTTTTTGACGGCTAATAATCTATATCAGCATGCCCGGAACGCAAAAGGCGGAACGGTGAGGATCGGGTCGAAAATATTTGGCGAGCAGTACATTTTGGCAAGCATCTACAGTATGCTGATTAAGGGCAATACCGATTATGAAACCTCAACTAAAACCGGGTTGGGAGGCACCAAAATTTGTTTTGACGCCTTAACAAATGATCAGATTGATTTTTACCCGGAATACACCGGCACAGGGTTACTGGCCATATTGCAGCCATCGCCAAAAATAATTGATTCGTTAACGCACAGTAAAAGCGAAACCTATAATTATGTGCAAAAAGAGTTCGAAGAAAAATACAGCATTAAATGGCTGAAGCCAATTGGCTTTAATAATGCCTATGCGTTAATGATGAGAAAAAAACAGGCAACTGGGTTGAATATTAAAACAATTTCTAACCTTAAACGATATTTAGATAATAAGTAA
- the egtB gene encoding ergothioneine biosynthesis protein EgtB yields the protein MDLADCYLKVRKRTEEICSPLQTEDYVVQPVVDVSPPKWHIGHVTWFFETFILKPYFMGYQEYNPDYNYVFNSYYETVGNRVIRTDRGNLSRPTVAEIYRYREYVDEAMASFLCEAPSAEVKELLILGFNHEEQHQELLYTDIKYILGHNPLFPAYSKEYLSPKIEPVESDGFIKLNEGIYEVGFNGSGFCFDNELSRHKVYLNAFEISPNLVTNAEYLEFINGGGYHDFRHWHAEGWDWVKTNKAEAPLYWHLIDEEWHHYTYHGLEQLILKEPVCHISYFEAYAYAAWKGLRLPTEFEWEAAAPLFSWGKAWEWTESSYLPYPGFSKAPGAIGEYNGKFMVNQKVLRGASEVTTPGHSRVTYRNFFQTNLRWQFTGIRLAK from the coding sequence ATGGATTTAGCCGACTGTTACCTAAAAGTACGCAAACGAACGGAGGAAATTTGCAGCCCTTTACAAACGGAGGACTACGTGGTACAGCCCGTGGTTGATGTTAGCCCCCCTAAATGGCACATTGGCCATGTTACCTGGTTTTTTGAAACCTTTATACTTAAGCCCTATTTTATGGGCTATCAGGAATATAACCCCGACTACAACTACGTATTCAACAGCTATTATGAAACCGTGGGCAACCGCGTTATCCGTACAGACCGGGGCAATTTGAGCAGGCCAACCGTGGCCGAAATTTACCGTTACAGGGAATATGTAGATGAAGCAATGGCAAGCTTTTTATGTGAAGCGCCTTCGGCCGAGGTTAAGGAGCTTTTGATCCTCGGGTTTAACCATGAAGAACAGCACCAGGAACTTTTATATACCGATATCAAATACATTTTGGGCCATAACCCGCTTTTTCCGGCCTATTCAAAAGAATACCTATCGCCCAAAATTGAGCCGGTTGAGAGCGACGGGTTTATAAAACTAAATGAGGGTATTTACGAAGTTGGTTTTAACGGCAGCGGGTTTTGTTTTGATAACGAGCTTAGCCGCCACAAGGTTTACCTTAATGCTTTTGAAATAAGCCCCAACCTGGTTACCAATGCCGAATACCTGGAATTTATAAACGGCGGCGGGTACCATGATTTCCGCCATTGGCATGCCGAGGGATGGGATTGGGTAAAAACAAATAAAGCAGAGGCTCCCCTGTACTGGCATTTGATTGATGAGGAATGGCACCATTACACCTATCACGGGCTGGAGCAACTTATTTTAAAGGAACCTGTTTGCCATATCAGCTATTTTGAGGCATATGCTTACGCGGCATGGAAGGGCTTAAGGCTGCCGACGGAATTTGAGTGGGAAGCCGCCGCACCGCTGTTTAGCTGGGGCAAAGCATGGGAATGGACAGAAAGCTCATACCTCCCTTACCCGGGTTTCTCCAAAGCCCCTGGTGCAATTGGCGAGTACAACGGCAAATTTATGGTTAACCAAAAGGTATTGCGCGGGGCATCGGAGGTTACAACGCCGGGGCACAGCCGTGTAACTTACCGCAACTTTTTTCAAACTAATTTACGATGGCAATTTACCGGCATAAGGCTGGCTAAGTAA
- a CDS encoding L-histidine N(alpha)-methyltransferase has protein sequence MKNIDTTLAKAEMQGLSNCRTGKFYYDVICGLNASPKFLSSMYFYDANGDKLFQDLMNCEEYYPTNCELEIFSEKTADICNAIIGSGDPFDLIELGAGDATKSTYLLKYLLEQKADFNYLPIDISSNVISYLNITLPVTLPGLNITGLNGEYFDMLKKASSISGRRKVIMFLGSNIGNMPVDAAEQFCMDVRNHLSPGDMLLIGVDLKKNPKTVLAAYNDKEGITKRFNLNLLERINRELNANFDVNQFEHYPTYDPETGACKSYLISKADQDVRINGMETIHFVKDEYIFMEISQKFTVQQIDQMAIKASFKPIAHFFDSKHWFTDAIWVAQ, from the coding sequence ATGAAGAATATTGACACCACTTTAGCAAAAGCAGAAATGCAGGGACTTTCAAACTGTAGAACCGGCAAATTTTATTACGATGTGATATGTGGACTAAATGCATCGCCTAAGTTTTTAAGCTCGATGTATTTTTATGATGCCAACGGCGATAAGCTTTTCCAGGACCTGATGAACTGCGAAGAGTATTACCCAACCAATTGCGAACTGGAGATCTTCTCTGAAAAAACCGCCGATATCTGCAACGCCATTATAGGATCAGGCGATCCTTTCGACCTGATTGAACTTGGGGCTGGTGACGCCACCAAATCAACCTATTTATTGAAATACCTTTTAGAACAAAAAGCTGATTTTAACTATCTGCCCATTGATATTTCCTCAAATGTAATCTCGTATTTAAATATAACCCTGCCTGTAACCCTGCCCGGCTTAAATATAACCGGCCTTAACGGCGAATATTTTGATATGCTAAAAAAGGCGTCATCAATTTCAGGCAGGCGTAAGGTTATTATGTTCTTAGGCTCGAACATTGGCAATATGCCGGTTGACGCAGCCGAACAGTTTTGCATGGATGTACGAAATCATTTGTCGCCGGGCGATATGCTGCTGATAGGTGTTGACCTTAAGAAGAACCCTAAAACGGTTTTAGCAGCGTATAATGATAAAGAGGGGATTACCAAAAGGTTTAACCTTAATTTACTGGAGCGCATTAACCGCGAGCTGAATGCCAATTTTGATGTTAACCAGTTTGAGCATTACCCTACCTATGATCCTGAAACCGGGGCCTGTAAAAGCTATCTCATCAGCAAGGCTGACCAGGATGTACGGATCAACGGAATGGAAACCATTCATTTTGTAAAAGACGAGTACATCTTTATGGAGATCTCGCAAAAATTCACCGTTCAGCAAATTGACCAAATGGCCATTAAGGCTTCATTTAAACCAATAGCACACTTTTTTGACAGCAAGCATTGGTTTACAGATGCTATTTGGGTAGCACAGTAA
- a CDS encoding GH39 family glycosyl hydrolase has translation MFEKIKYAWMLILLLAAPFIGTAQSAFNKPAEISVNLAKIKAPMKPVWAWFGYDEPNYTYMKDGKKLLSELSALSPVPVYVRTHSLLVSGDSKAALKWGSTNAYTEDANGNPVYNWAIIDSIFDPYIKRGMKPFAQIGFMPEALSTHPQPYRHHWKPGDPYSDIITGWAYPPKDYKKWGDLIYNWVKHSIARYGKQEVESWYWEVWNEPNGYWKGTRQEFFKLYDYAADGVKRALPTAKIGGIDIAGTSSTGAQQWLNAFIKHCTTDTNYATGKIGAPLDLLSFHAKGSPRLINGMVQMNMSPQLNDIATGFRIAAAYAQTKNIPLIIGESDPEGCAACGMATNPSNAYRNGTMYSSYTAATFARKYELEDEYGINFKGAVSWSFEFENQPWFYGFRDLATNGVDKPVLNVFRMFGKMRGNRVEAVSNRMYPLKAVIDSSIRGAQTDIGVLASAEKHTAAIMIWNYHDDDQQGPAEAISVSIDNIPSKTVTLTHYRIDNEHSNSYEAWKKMGSPQNPTEVEIAALQKAGQLQTMGEPQKLNTRESTLKLDISIPRQGVSLLKLTW, from the coding sequence ATGTTTGAGAAAATAAAATACGCATGGATGTTGATTTTGCTATTGGCGGCACCATTTATCGGTACTGCACAAAGCGCATTTAACAAGCCAGCAGAGATCAGCGTTAACCTGGCTAAAATAAAAGCACCCATGAAGCCAGTTTGGGCATGGTTTGGTTATGATGAGCCAAATTATACCTATATGAAGGATGGTAAAAAGTTACTTTCGGAACTATCGGCTTTGAGCCCGGTTCCGGTTTACGTGCGGACGCATAGCTTACTGGTTTCGGGCGATAGTAAGGCAGCTTTAAAATGGGGATCGACCAATGCTTATACTGAGGATGCTAATGGAAATCCTGTTTATAACTGGGCTATTATTGACAGCATTTTTGATCCGTATATAAAAAGAGGAATGAAGCCTTTTGCACAAATAGGATTTATGCCCGAGGCGTTGTCCACACATCCGCAGCCTTACCGGCATCACTGGAAACCCGGCGATCCGTATTCTGATATTATCACCGGCTGGGCCTACCCACCTAAAGATTATAAAAAATGGGGCGACCTGATCTATAATTGGGTAAAGCATAGCATAGCGCGATACGGAAAACAAGAAGTGGAAAGCTGGTATTGGGAAGTATGGAACGAGCCAAATGGTTATTGGAAAGGCACCCGGCAGGAGTTTTTTAAACTTTATGATTACGCTGCCGACGGGGTAAAGAGAGCATTACCCACAGCTAAAATAGGCGGGATTGATATTGCGGGAACTTCAAGCACCGGCGCACAGCAATGGCTCAACGCTTTTATTAAACACTGCACAACTGATACCAATTATGCAACCGGCAAAATAGGGGCACCTTTAGACCTTTTAAGCTTTCATGCAAAAGGATCGCCCCGGTTAATTAACGGTATGGTACAAATGAACATGTCGCCGCAATTGAATGATATAGCAACAGGTTTCCGCATAGCGGCGGCTTATGCTCAAACCAAAAACATCCCGCTTATTATCGGCGAGTCTGATCCGGAGGGTTGTGCCGCTTGTGGCATGGCTACCAATCCGTCAAATGCCTATCGTAACGGCACCATGTACTCCAGTTACACTGCAGCTACATTTGCACGTAAGTATGAGCTGGAAGATGAGTACGGCATTAATTTTAAGGGGGCAGTTTCCTGGTCGTTTGAGTTTGAGAATCAGCCCTGGTTTTATGGCTTCCGCGACCTGGCCACTAATGGCGTTGATAAACCGGTGCTAAACGTGTTTCGGATGTTTGGCAAAATGAGGGGCAACCGCGTTGAAGCAGTAAGCAATCGCATGTACCCGTTAAAGGCGGTGATAGATTCCAGCATTCGCGGTGCACAAACAGACATTGGCGTTTTGGCATCAGCAGAAAAACATACGGCAGCAATAATGATCTGGAATTACCATGATGATGATCAGCAGGGGCCGGCTGAAGCCATTTCTGTAAGTATTGATAATATTCCTTCAAAAACAGTTACACTGACACATTACCGGATTGATAATGAGCATAGCAATTCCTACGAAGCCTGGAAAAAGATGGGCTCGCCGCAAAACCCAACGGAGGTAGAAATAGCAGCGCTGCAAAAGGCCGGGCAACTACAAACCATGGGCGAACCGCAAAAACTAAATACAAGGGAGAGTACCCTTAAGTTGGATATTTCGATCCCCAGGCAAGGAGTGTCCCTGCTTAAGCTCACCTGGTAG
- a CDS encoding APC family permease, producing the protein MPTSPPLKKIRIVQLTAVIFFTVSGGPYGLEPLISYAGEHGALLLLLITPLMWDVPAIFTVLELNSMMPVTGGYYKWVKYALGNRWGFFEGWWTWLYTFVDLAIYPGLFVLYASYFFPVLAAYRIPICLCVVWASAGLNILGIVPVGKTALFLGAIVFTPFIILFTLFFIHHTGGISIPSPSLKGIPFPSLGMALYTVMWNCLGWDNVTTYAEEVEKPVKSYLVSVFSAFVLVIVLYFLVMLVAQQTGIGNGVLADKGFPAVAEIISGKWLGGLIAFGGMASSLGIYAAVLLSVSRVPKVMADDDLLPGRLNKLHPKFQTPYISIIVCSLIVSLMILWPFADLLIIDVTVYGAGLSLEYISLIKLRMAAPDTNRPFKIPLGIPGLCLMILLPVTVYFVALAGAFSSQEHAVWAAVFAITALASAELVWRIIVWKKPHHKKGGLYSV; encoded by the coding sequence ATGCCAACATCCCCGCCCCTTAAAAAAATCAGGATAGTACAGCTTACTGCTGTAATTTTCTTTACAGTATCCGGAGGTCCTTACGGGCTTGAGCCGCTTATAAGTTATGCCGGCGAGCACGGGGCGCTGCTGCTGCTTTTGATAACCCCGTTAATGTGGGACGTGCCTGCAATTTTTACCGTGCTTGAACTTAATAGCATGATGCCGGTTACGGGCGGCTATTACAAATGGGTAAAGTACGCTTTAGGCAATCGGTGGGGTTTTTTTGAAGGCTGGTGGACCTGGCTTTACACCTTTGTTGACCTTGCCATTTACCCGGGTTTGTTCGTGCTTTATGCCTCGTACTTTTTCCCGGTGCTGGCTGCTTATCGTATCCCGATATGCTTATGCGTGGTGTGGGCATCAGCGGGTTTGAATATTTTGGGCATTGTACCTGTAGGTAAAACAGCGTTGTTTTTGGGCGCTATTGTATTCACGCCTTTTATTATTTTATTTACACTATTTTTTATCCACCATACAGGTGGCATCAGTATCCCTTCGCCGTCATTAAAGGGGATTCCTTTTCCATCGCTGGGGATGGCACTATATACGGTAATGTGGAACTGCCTGGGTTGGGATAATGTTACCACCTATGCCGAAGAAGTTGAAAAGCCGGTAAAATCATATCTTGTTTCTGTTTTTTCGGCGTTTGTGCTGGTTATTGTACTTTATTTTCTGGTGATGCTGGTTGCTCAGCAAACCGGCATCGGCAATGGTGTTTTGGCGGATAAAGGGTTCCCGGCGGTAGCTGAAATAATTAGCGGCAAATGGCTTGGCGGGTTAATTGCATTTGGGGGCATGGCAAGCAGTTTAGGCATTTATGCGGCGGTACTGCTTTCGGTGTCGCGCGTGCCAAAAGTTATGGCTGATGATGATCTGCTGCCCGGTCGCCTTAATAAACTGCATCCGAAATTTCAAACGCCCTATATTTCAATTATTGTTTGTTCGCTGATTGTTAGCCTTATGATATTATGGCCTTTTGCTGATCTGCTGATTATTGATGTTACCGTTTACGGGGCGGGCCTTTCGCTCGAATATATTTCGCTCATCAAACTGCGTATGGCAGCTCCGGATACAAACCGGCCGTTTAAAATTCCGTTAGGTATACCGGGACTTTGTTTAATGATATTGTTGCCGGTTACTGTTTATTTTGTAGCCCTGGCCGGCGCATTTTCATCACAGGAGCATGCTGTTTGGGCCGCTGTTTTCGCAATCACGGCACTCGCCAGTGCCGAACTGGTGTGGCGGATAATTGTTTGGAAAAAACCACACCACAAAAAGGGAGGCCTGTATTCTGTATAA
- a CDS encoding cytidylyltransferase domain-containing protein, whose amino-acid sequence MANKILIVVQARMSSSRLPGKVMLPVLGESLLFRMVERLKMIRHEVQLVIATSLAADDDMIAQESLRIGVPCFRGSLENLLDRHYKAALYFNADHVVKIPSDCPLIDPGIINDVLTHYFASPGQFDYVSNLHPATFPDGNDVEIMSMACLEKTWREAGRLLELEHTTPYIWENPKKFSIGNLVCRKGDDLSMSHRFTIDYEADYQFIKAVFEELYPVNSTFSCEDILNLLAEKPGIYHINAQYAGVNWYRNHLNELTTILPEQTKLTIH is encoded by the coding sequence ATGGCAAATAAAATATTAATAGTTGTACAGGCCAGGATGTCGTCCAGCCGCCTACCGGGAAAGGTTATGCTGCCTGTTTTAGGCGAAAGTCTGCTATTCCGGATGGTGGAACGTTTAAAAATGATCCGCCATGAAGTACAGCTGGTAATTGCCACTTCCTTAGCCGCAGATGATGATATGATAGCGCAGGAATCATTAAGAATTGGCGTACCGTGTTTCCGCGGCAGCCTTGAAAATTTGCTGGACCGCCATTATAAAGCCGCGTTGTATTTTAATGCGGACCACGTAGTTAAAATCCCCTCCGATTGCCCGCTTATTGACCCCGGTATTATTAACGATGTGCTAACCCATTATTTTGCCAGCCCCGGTCAATTTGATTATGTAAGCAATTTACACCCGGCAACATTTCCGGACGGTAACGATGTAGAAATAATGAGCATGGCCTGTCTTGAAAAAACATGGCGGGAAGCAGGCCGGCTACTGGAACTGGAACATACCACACCTTACATCTGGGAAAATCCCAAAAAGTTCAGCATCGGCAATCTCGTTTGCCGCAAGGGCGATGATCTGTCCATGTCGCACCGGTTTACAATAGACTATGAAGCTGACTATCAATTTATCAAAGCGGTATTTGAGGAATTGTATCCAGTAAACTCAACTTTTTCTTGTGAGGACATTTTAAACCTGCTGGCCGAAAAACCCGGCATCTATCATATCAATGCGCAATATGCCGGTGTAAACTGGTACCGTAATCACCTGAATGAATTGACGACGATATTGCCTGAACAAACCAAACTAACCATTCACTAA
- a CDS encoding transketolase — translation MQTATMPVTRLEVTALKVREHIIKMSTNGGCFVGASLSAADLIVYLYSEFLNIHKHNLDDPNRDYLFLSKGHDVPALYGTFAELGLLDPDRLKNHLSLDDNIYWHPNTNIPGIEFHSGSLGHLPSVAIGVAIDIKIKGGTNKVVCIMGDGELNEGTCWEAALVANAYKLDNLIFVIDRNQFQANMATEDLIPLEPLHDKFTAFGAAVKRINGHDFEALHEAFSAYPFQPGKLNVVIADTIRGKGLPSIERRADRWFCNFNTAEVDDLLKELHGEHLTQLISETLMVR, via the coding sequence ATGCAAACTGCAACCATGCCTGTTACCCGGCTTGAGGTAACCGCTCTGAAAGTGAGGGAGCATATTATAAAAATGTCAACAAACGGCGGCTGTTTTGTTGGCGCATCGCTATCCGCAGCCGATCTTATCGTTTATCTGTATTCTGAATTCCTTAACATCCATAAACATAACCTGGATGACCCTAACCGCGACTACCTGTTTTTATCAAAAGGCCATGATGTACCCGCATTATACGGCACGTTTGCCGAGCTGGGCCTGTTGGATCCGGATCGCCTTAAAAATCATCTATCGCTGGATGACAATATCTACTGGCACCCAAATACCAACATCCCGGGTATTGAATTTCACTCGGGGTCGTTGGGGCATTTGCCATCGGTAGCAATTGGCGTTGCAATAGACATCAAGATAAAAGGCGGCACCAACAAAGTAGTTTGTATTATGGGCGATGGCGAGTTAAATGAAGGCACCTGCTGGGAAGCTGCATTGGTAGCAAATGCTTATAAATTAGATAACCTGATCTTCGTGATTGACCGAAACCAGTTCCAGGCCAACATGGCTACCGAGGACCTGATCCCGCTGGAGCCGTTACACGATAAATTTACAGCTTTTGGTGCGGCAGTGAAACGGATAAACGGCCACGATTTTGAGGCGCTGCACGAAGCGTTCTCGGCCTACCCCTTTCAACCAGGCAAACTTAATGTTGTAATTGCCGATACCATCCGCGGTAAAGGCCTGCCAAGTATTGAACGCCGGGCCGACAGGTGGTTCTGCAATTTCAACACTGCCGAAGTGGACGACCTGCTTAAGGAACTGCACGGCGAACACTTAACGCAACTGATATCAGAAACATTAATGGTAAGGTAA
- a CDS encoding transketolase family protein — MTYEELLTEIALSDDRFIVMTAENRALVRNIPSKLGSRFIDTGITEQTMIGAAAGLALRGRIPVVHALASFLSMRAFEFIRTDAGIPNLPVKLSSFIPGFLSDGNGPTHQALEDIALMRGIPNMTVFAPADEDDLVKMLPQIWSHPNPAYVRINTRKTNYIHTPFELGKAEIISTGHDITLLTYGLLFEQALLAVDILKKEGLSVGLVNLRSLKPIDERTILDVTRNSRLTVTLEDHFLTGGLYSIVAEVLLKHSLTANILPFALNERWFKPALLPNVLEHEGFTGKQIAERILGYKTFHRQPETTMQQFAE, encoded by the coding sequence ATGACCTACGAAGAATTATTAACAGAGATAGCTTTATCAGACGATCGCTTTATAGTAATGACAGCCGAGAACCGCGCGCTGGTAAGAAATATTCCGTCTAAATTGGGAAGCCGGTTTATTGATACCGGCATTACCGAGCAAACAATGATAGGCGCAGCCGCGGGGCTTGCCCTGCGCGGCCGGATCCCGGTGGTGCATGCGCTGGCCTCATTTTTATCTATGCGGGCATTTGAGTTTATCCGTACAGACGCAGGCATCCCCAACCTGCCGGTTAAGCTGAGCAGCTTTATCCCGGGCTTTTTATCGGACGGGAACGGACCAACCCACCAGGCACTTGAGGACATTGCACTGATGCGGGGAATCCCTAACATGACAGTTTTTGCCCCTGCAGACGAAGATGACCTGGTGAAAATGCTGCCACAGATCTGGAGTCACCCCAATCCAGCGTATGTCCGCATCAATACCCGCAAAACTAATTATATCCATACTCCTTTTGAATTGGGTAAGGCCGAAATAATTTCAACGGGGCATGACATTACCTTGTTAACCTACGGGTTGCTGTTTGAGCAGGCGCTTTTAGCTGTTGACATCCTAAAAAAAGAAGGACTGTCCGTTGGCCTGGTGAATTTGCGCAGCCTGAAACCGATAGATGAACGGACGATACTTGATGTTACCCGCAACAGCCGTTTAACAGTTACACTGGAAGATCATTTTTTAACCGGTGGCCTATACAGCATAGTAGCAGAGGTGTTACTGAAACACAGTCTTACCGCCAATATTTTGCCCTTTGCTCTAAACGAAAGATGGTTTAAGCCTGCCTTACTTCCCAACGTCCTGGAACATGAAGGGTTTACCGGTAAACAGATAGCCGAAAGGATACTGGGATACAAAACATTTCACCGGCAGCCAGAAACAACAATGCAGCAATTTGCTGAATAA
- a CDS encoding aminotransferase class III-fold pyridoxal phosphate-dependent enzyme, with translation MPNTIKFNPDYPEISKSNDWYERALKVQKPVTQTLAKGPGQFTNGIAPKYLQRGQGSHVWDVDGNEYIDFNAAIGPVSLGYAYPAVDEAIKKQLADGITFSLMHPLEVELSELIQQVIPNAEAVKISKTGADVCSAAIRVARAFTGRDKVFCCGYHGWHDWYIGITSRNAGIPEAIQNMTYTFQYNDIDAIKAALDESVAALILEPFIFEAPKPGFLNELAEVCKANGTLLIFDEMWTGFRIAIGGAQEYFGVKADLAVYSKACANGMPIALLTGRADVMELFNSDVFSYTTFGGEALSMAACIATINELRDKDVPRYLDEKGALIKDGYNRIAIETGMDIYTRCIGYNCRSMVTFTPEAGNGLEVKTLMQQEMIKRGVLWAGFHNMCYSHSDEDIVYILSAYRDVMPIMKAAIRSGNVKQYLKGGVLEAVFRKIDNYNIKPKIV, from the coding sequence ATGCCGAACACTATAAAATTCAACCCCGATTATCCCGAAATATCCAAATCAAACGATTGGTATGAGCGCGCGCTCAAAGTGCAGAAACCGGTTACACAAACTCTGGCAAAGGGCCCGGGCCAGTTTACCAACGGCATTGCCCCTAAATACTTACAAAGGGGGCAAGGCTCGCACGTTTGGGACGTTGACGGGAATGAATATATTGATTTTAACGCTGCAATAGGCCCCGTATCTTTAGGATATGCCTATCCTGCTGTTGATGAAGCCATAAAAAAACAATTAGCTGACGGGATCACCTTCTCGTTAATGCACCCATTGGAGGTTGAACTTTCCGAATTGATTCAACAGGTTATTCCCAACGCCGAAGCGGTAAAAATATCCAAAACAGGAGCCGACGTTTGCTCGGCAGCCATCAGGGTTGCCCGTGCATTTACAGGCCGCGACAAAGTGTTTTGCTGTGGTTACCACGGCTGGCACGACTGGTATATCGGCATTACCAGCAGGAACGCCGGCATCCCGGAAGCCATCCAGAACATGACCTATACCTTTCAGTATAATGATATTGATGCTATAAAAGCTGCACTTGATGAAAGCGTTGCTGCGCTGATACTGGAGCCATTTATTTTTGAAGCGCCCAAACCCGGCTTTTTAAATGAGCTTGCCGAAGTATGCAAAGCCAACGGCACGCTGCTGATTTTTGATGAGATGTGGACCGGGTTCAGGATAGCCATAGGCGGTGCGCAAGAATATTTTGGTGTTAAGGCCGATCTTGCTGTTTACTCAAAGGCCTGTGCCAACGGCATGCCTATTGCTTTGCTAACCGGCCGGGCCGATGTGATGGAACTGTTTAATTCGGACGTATTCAGTTACACCACGTTTGGCGGCGAGGCACTATCAATGGCCGCCTGTATTGCAACCATCAATGAGCTTCGCGATAAGGATGTACCCCGATACCTTGATGAAAAAGGTGCTTTGATAAAGGATGGCTATAATCGCATAGCTATTGAAACTGGCATGGACATTTACACCCGTTGTATTGGCTACAACTGCCGTTCAATGGTAACCTTTACGCCCGAAGCAGGCAACGGCTTGGAGGTTAAAACACTAATGCAGCAGGAAATGATAAAACGCGGTGTTTTGTGGGCCGGGTTTCACAACATGTGTTACAGCCATAGCGATGAAGATATAGTCTATATCCTTTCGGCTTACCGGGATGTGATGCCAATTATGAAAGCAGCGATACGTAGCGGCAACGTTAAACAATATTTAAAAGGCGGGGTGCTGGAAGCTGTTTTTAGAAAAATAGATAATTACAATATTAAGCCTAAGATAGTATAG